The proteins below come from a single Microbulbifer sp. Q7 genomic window:
- a CDS encoding YMGG-like glycine zipper-containing protein — protein MQFQTLKHAGLASALALSLTTAGCANMSDTDRRVGTGIGIGAVTGALVTGRPGGAAVGAALGGAGGYLYDREKKRRYYYDRYGRRVYR, from the coding sequence ATGCAGTTTCAGACTCTCAAACACGCCGGCCTGGCTTCCGCGCTGGCGCTCTCTCTGACCACCGCCGGTTGTGCCAACATGAGCGACACTGATCGCCGCGTCGGCACCGGCATTGGCATCGGTGCCGTGACCGGCGCCCTGGTTACCGGCAGACCCGGCGGCGCCGCAGTCGGTGCAGCTCTGGGCGGTGCCGGTGGTTACCTGTACGACCGTGAGAAAAAACGTCGTTATTACTACGATCGTTATGGTCGTCGCGTCTATCGTTAA
- a CDS encoding putative quorum-sensing-regulated virulence factor: protein MLDKQDLVDIARTKMPFGKYAGRVLIDLPEEYLLWFAKKEFPQGRLGHLMALTLEIKIEGLEGLVKPLKKQ, encoded by the coding sequence ATGTTGGACAAGCAGGATTTGGTGGATATCGCGCGCACCAAAATGCCGTTTGGTAAATACGCGGGCCGGGTGTTGATCGATTTACCGGAAGAATATTTGCTGTGGTTTGCGAAGAAAGAATTCCCCCAGGGGCGGCTCGGGCACCTGATGGCGCTGACCCTGGAAATAAAAATTGAGGGTCTGGAGGGCCTGGTCAAACCCCTGAAAAAACAATGA
- the dcd gene encoding dCTP deaminase yields the protein MSIKSDKWIRRMAENEGMIEPFEPGQVRHGTSGDRLISYGTSSYGYDVRCASEFKIFTNVHSATVDPKAFDEDSFVDVEGDYCVIPPNSFALARTVEYFRIPRSVLTICLGKSTYARCGIIVNVTPLEPEWEGHVTLEFSNTTNLPAKIYANEGVAQMLFFESDEICDVSYKDRGGKYQGQRGVTLPKT from the coding sequence GTGAGCATCAAATCCGATAAGTGGATTCGTCGCATGGCTGAAAATGAGGGCATGATCGAGCCCTTCGAGCCGGGCCAGGTACGTCACGGTACATCGGGTGACCGCCTGATCTCCTACGGTACGTCGAGCTACGGCTACGACGTGCGATGTGCCAGCGAGTTCAAGATTTTCACCAATGTGCACTCCGCCACCGTGGATCCCAAGGCGTTTGATGAAGACAGCTTTGTGGATGTGGAGGGCGACTACTGTGTCATACCGCCCAACTCCTTCGCGCTGGCGCGCACCGTGGAGTACTTTCGCATTCCGCGCTCGGTACTGACCATCTGCCTGGGCAAGTCTACCTACGCCCGTTGCGGCATCATCGTCAACGTGACCCCGCTGGAGCCCGAGTGGGAAGGCCACGTGACCCTGGAATTCTCCAACACCACCAACCTGCCCGCGAAAATCTACGCGAATGAAGGTGTGGCACAGATGCTGTTCTTCGAATCCGATGAAATCTGCGATGTGTCCTACAAGGATCGCGGTGGCAAATACCAGGGGCAGCGCGGCGTCACCCTGCCGAAGACCTGA
- a CDS encoding S46 family peptidase codes for MNNNKLTQKFGLALSIALLAACGKPADPAKSQASTAGNSMPASEAAQTDNVSTEGMWMPRQLPELGDKLKDLGLTLDPKTMTDLTKFPMNAVVSLGGCSASFVSPKGLVATNHHCAYGSISYNSTEDNDLLANGFLAKTLEEEVPAAPGSRIYVTVDMNEVTDKINSKLSDGMDGATRFKAIEDAEKALVAECESDPGHRCEVYSYYGGASYYLIKQLAIRDVRLVHAPASSIGKFGGDIDNWMWPRHTGDYAFLRAYVGTDGKPADFAKDNVPYQPKHHLTVSTKGPQEGDFVMVAGYPGRTNRYRTAEEVSNNFTWYYPTMQKVLAEWSEVIGQATEDNKDAALKYASLVAGLNNYAKNFTGMMEGYNRSDLLNRKQQLEKDLQAWIDANPEASKQYASVIADLQKLISEQQSTQERDLLLGYMNRSSMLSAAQRLYRLSLEKQKPNMEREPGYQERDITRFTESMKRIERNFAPGVDQAIWTYFIERYNALPKDQRLGSFDSFFKSGLSGDALQQQLSAMYEKTGLTKTENRLAWMEKSPEEFRNSDDPFIQLAVATYDDRLAIEQHDKEMEGRFAEVRPKYMDLLIAYYNEQGKPVYPDANSSLRLTYGLVKGYTPPAGTIKGAADGNDGKDGFVPFTTLRGIKAKYTGEDPFDAPQGLLEAIENKDYGRFYDEKLDSVPVNFLTTVDITGGNSGSATMNGKGEFIGLVFDGTYDSINADWDFNDNTRAIHVDVEYMLWVMEKVDHADNLLEEMGVAAPKQ; via the coding sequence GTGAATAACAACAAACTCACGCAAAAATTTGGGCTGGCGCTCTCCATCGCCCTACTCGCCGCGTGCGGCAAGCCCGCCGACCCAGCCAAATCGCAGGCCAGTACTGCCGGCAACAGCATGCCCGCCAGTGAAGCAGCACAGACCGACAACGTCTCCACCGAAGGCATGTGGATGCCCCGCCAGCTGCCGGAGCTGGGTGACAAGCTGAAAGATCTCGGCCTCACGCTCGATCCCAAAACCATGACGGATCTGACCAAATTCCCGATGAATGCCGTAGTCAGCCTGGGGGGCTGCTCCGCCTCATTCGTATCCCCCAAAGGCCTGGTGGCCACCAACCACCACTGCGCCTATGGCTCCATCTCCTACAACTCCACCGAAGACAACGACCTGTTGGCCAACGGCTTCCTCGCCAAAACCCTGGAAGAAGAAGTTCCCGCAGCACCGGGCTCGCGTATTTATGTCACCGTGGACATGAATGAAGTCACGGACAAGATCAACAGCAAGCTCAGCGATGGCATGGACGGAGCCACCCGCTTCAAGGCCATTGAAGACGCAGAAAAGGCGTTGGTGGCCGAATGTGAATCCGACCCGGGCCACCGCTGCGAGGTGTACAGCTACTACGGCGGTGCCAGCTATTACCTGATCAAGCAACTGGCGATCCGCGATGTACGTCTGGTACATGCGCCCGCCTCCTCCATCGGCAAGTTCGGTGGCGATATCGACAACTGGATGTGGCCACGCCATACCGGTGACTACGCTTTCCTGCGCGCCTACGTGGGCACAGATGGCAAACCGGCGGATTTCGCCAAAGACAACGTGCCCTACCAGCCCAAGCATCACCTGACCGTGTCTACCAAAGGCCCGCAGGAAGGTGACTTCGTGATGGTGGCCGGCTACCCCGGGCGCACCAACCGCTACCGCACCGCAGAGGAAGTTAGCAACAACTTCACCTGGTACTACCCCACCATGCAGAAAGTACTGGCAGAGTGGTCCGAGGTGATCGGCCAGGCCACCGAAGACAACAAGGATGCCGCACTGAAATACGCGAGCCTTGTAGCGGGCCTGAATAACTACGCCAAAAACTTCACCGGCATGATGGAGGGTTACAACCGCAGCGACCTGCTGAACCGTAAACAGCAGCTGGAAAAAGACCTGCAGGCATGGATCGATGCCAACCCGGAAGCCAGCAAGCAATACGCATCCGTCATCGCCGATCTGCAGAAGTTGATCAGCGAACAGCAGTCCACCCAGGAGCGCGATTTGCTGCTGGGCTACATGAACCGCTCCTCCATGCTCAGTGCAGCGCAGCGCCTGTATCGCCTGAGCCTGGAAAAACAGAAGCCCAACATGGAGCGTGAGCCTGGCTATCAGGAGCGGGACATCACACGCTTCACTGAAAGCATGAAGCGCATCGAGCGCAACTTCGCGCCGGGTGTGGACCAGGCCATCTGGACCTACTTCATCGAGCGCTACAACGCCCTGCCGAAGGACCAGCGCTTGGGCAGTTTCGATAGCTTCTTCAAAAGTGGGCTGAGTGGTGATGCACTGCAGCAGCAGCTCTCGGCCATGTATGAGAAAACCGGCCTCACGAAAACCGAGAATCGCCTCGCGTGGATGGAAAAATCACCGGAAGAATTCCGCAACAGTGACGATCCGTTTATCCAGCTGGCGGTGGCCACCTATGACGACCGCTTGGCGATCGAACAGCACGATAAGGAAATGGAAGGCCGCTTCGCCGAAGTGCGCCCGAAGTATATGGATCTGCTGATTGCCTATTACAATGAGCAAGGCAAGCCGGTTTACCCGGATGCCAACAGTTCCCTGCGCCTGACCTATGGCCTGGTGAAAGGCTACACCCCGCCTGCCGGCACCATCAAAGGTGCCGCCGATGGCAACGATGGCAAAGACGGCTTTGTCCCCTTCACCACCCTGCGTGGTATTAAGGCCAAATACACCGGTGAAGATCCCTTCGACGCACCGCAGGGGCTACTGGAGGCGATTGAGAACAAGGACTACGGTCGCTTCTACGATGAAAAACTGGATTCCGTGCCGGTGAACTTCCTTACCACCGTGGACATCACCGGCGGTAACTCCGGCTCTGCCACCATGAACGGCAAGGGTGAGTTCATTGGCCTGGTGTTCGACGGCACCTACGACAGCATCAATGCCGACTGGGACTTCAACGACAACACCCGTGCCATCCATGTGGATGTGGAATATATGCTGTGGGTAATGGAGAAAGTGGATCACGCCGATAATCTGCTGGAAGAGATGGGGGTAGCGGCGCCGAAGCAGTAA
- a CDS encoding NAD(P)/FAD-dependent oxidoreductase, which produces MTDLPTQTDVLIIGAGAAGLMCASVAGKRGRSVLVLDHANKVGKKILMSGGGRCNFTNLYTAPDNFYSENPHFCKSALARYTQWDFIALVEKHGIPYHEKTLGQLFCDNKSRDIVDLLLTECREAKAQIRTRCEIQRIEPLDEAQAKGFEVHTSLGKVVCESLVIATGGLSIPTMGATGFGYDIAKQFGHNIIPTRAALVPFILNKRALARQQELPGTSLAVNTSCAEGHFHEQMLFTHKGLSGPAVLQISSHWKEGMPVTFDLAPGLDLADWISEQRGKKQESFLHTVLTELWSKKLVQFFLQRSGLESKPLKQYREQALREVGEKLQTWTLTPEGTEGYRTAEVTLGGVDTNEVSSRSMQSMKQPGLYFIGEVLDVTGWLGGFNFQWAWASAHAAGGEV; this is translated from the coding sequence ATGACAGACCTTCCTACCCAGACCGATGTACTGATCATCGGCGCCGGCGCCGCCGGCCTGATGTGTGCCTCGGTGGCGGGCAAGCGTGGCCGCAGCGTGCTGGTGCTGGACCACGCCAACAAGGTCGGTAAAAAAATCCTGATGTCCGGCGGCGGCCGCTGCAACTTCACCAACCTGTACACGGCGCCGGACAACTTCTACAGCGAAAACCCCCATTTCTGTAAATCCGCCCTGGCCCGCTATACCCAGTGGGACTTTATTGCGCTGGTAGAAAAGCACGGTATCCCCTACCACGAGAAAACTCTTGGTCAGTTATTCTGTGACAACAAGTCCCGGGATATTGTCGACCTGCTGCTGACGGAGTGTCGTGAGGCGAAAGCCCAGATTCGCACCCGCTGTGAAATTCAGCGCATCGAGCCTCTCGATGAAGCGCAAGCGAAAGGCTTTGAGGTGCACACCTCCCTCGGCAAGGTGGTGTGTGAATCCCTGGTGATCGCCACCGGCGGACTGTCGATCCCTACCATGGGTGCTACCGGTTTTGGCTACGATATTGCCAAGCAGTTCGGCCACAACATTATTCCCACCCGCGCGGCGCTGGTACCGTTTATCCTGAATAAGCGCGCGCTGGCGCGGCAGCAGGAATTGCCGGGTACCTCACTGGCGGTGAATACCAGCTGCGCCGAGGGCCACTTCCACGAGCAGATGCTGTTTACTCACAAGGGCCTGAGTGGCCCGGCGGTTCTGCAGATTTCCAGCCACTGGAAAGAGGGTATGCCGGTGACCTTCGATCTGGCGCCGGGGCTGGATCTCGCGGACTGGATCAGCGAACAGCGCGGCAAAAAGCAGGAGAGCTTTCTGCATACGGTGCTGACGGAGTTATGGAGTAAAAAACTGGTGCAGTTTTTCCTGCAGCGAAGTGGTCTGGAAAGCAAACCGCTCAAGCAGTACAGAGAGCAGGCTCTGAGGGAAGTGGGTGAAAAACTACAGACCTGGACGCTGACCCCGGAAGGTACCGAAGGTTACCGCACCGCGGAAGTTACCCTGGGAGGCGTGGATACCAACGAGGTGTCGTCGCGTAGTATGCAAAGCATGAAGCAGCCGGGGCTGTATTTTATCGGTGAGGTGCTGGATGTCACCGGCTGGCTTGGCGGATTTAATTTTCAATGGGCCTGGGCATCTGCCCATGCCGCCGGTGGGGAGGTTTGA
- a CDS encoding glycosyl hydrolase family 18 protein — MKRQLLSLLVLGLLAFEAAAVDCSARPDWEASAIYVGGNSVQHLGNAYTANYWTQNNNPVTHSGTWAHWKYDGACDGGSSSSSSSSSSSSSSSSSSSSSSSSSSSSSSSSSGGSGGGSCTSLQYVAGTSYVAGQQVQNVGQEFQCNIAGWCSSSAAWAYAPGEGAHWEDAWSQVGDCGSSSSSSSSGGGSSSSSSSSGSSSSSGGSSSGGNSGLLPKHALVGYWHNFDNGSGLYRISEVSDVWDVIVVAFVDDAGNGSIAFNLDPGLDKQQFIADVAAKRAAGKIVIASYGGEKGTVTLNTEENVTNFVNSTAAMIDEYGFDGIDIDLESGAGVMHGAPVIQNMVNAVKQLKQRYPGMYLSMAPEHPYVQGGYVSYTGIWGAYLPMIDQLRDELDLLHVQLYNNGSLATPYRGQAYAAGSVDMMVSSALMLIEGFPLGYGNAGFFEGLRPEQVGLALPSGPSAAGSGFATTGDINRALDCLTQQLNCDTLTPSQAYPTFNGVMTWSINWDMHDGGIFSGPVGSHVHNLP, encoded by the coding sequence ATGAAAAGGCAATTACTGAGCTTGCTCGTACTCGGGCTGCTCGCGTTCGAGGCGGCAGCGGTGGACTGCAGCGCACGCCCTGACTGGGAAGCGAGCGCTATCTATGTGGGCGGTAATTCGGTGCAGCACCTGGGCAACGCGTATACCGCGAATTACTGGACCCAGAACAATAATCCGGTAACCCACTCCGGCACCTGGGCACACTGGAAATACGACGGCGCCTGCGATGGCGGTTCGTCCTCGAGCTCATCTTCCAGCTCTTCCTCGAGTTCGTCTTCCAGTTCCTCCTCCAGCTCTTCCTCCAGTTCGTCGTCCAGCTCCTCAAGCTCCAGTGGTGGCTCCGGTGGCGGTTCCTGCACATCGCTGCAATACGTGGCGGGAACCAGTTATGTCGCGGGGCAACAGGTGCAAAACGTCGGGCAGGAATTTCAGTGCAATATCGCCGGCTGGTGTTCCTCCAGTGCAGCCTGGGCCTATGCGCCCGGGGAGGGCGCCCACTGGGAAGATGCCTGGAGTCAGGTCGGCGACTGTGGCAGTTCCTCTTCCAGTAGTTCTTCCGGTGGCGGTTCCAGCTCGTCCTCCAGCAGCTCCGGTTCCTCCAGCTCATCTGGTGGATCTTCCTCTGGTGGCAACAGTGGCCTGCTGCCGAAGCACGCGCTGGTGGGCTACTGGCACAACTTTGATAACGGGTCCGGCCTGTATCGGATCAGCGAAGTCTCCGATGTATGGGATGTCATCGTGGTGGCGTTTGTGGACGATGCGGGCAACGGTAGTATTGCGTTCAACCTGGACCCGGGGCTCGACAAGCAGCAGTTTATTGCCGATGTGGCCGCCAAGCGCGCGGCGGGCAAAATCGTGATTGCCTCCTACGGCGGTGAGAAGGGCACGGTAACGCTGAACACCGAGGAGAACGTCACCAACTTCGTCAACAGCACGGCAGCGATGATCGACGAGTACGGCTTTGACGGTATCGACATCGACCTGGAATCCGGCGCTGGTGTGATGCATGGTGCACCGGTGATCCAGAACATGGTCAATGCGGTCAAGCAGTTAAAGCAGCGCTACCCCGGCATGTATCTGTCCATGGCCCCAGAGCACCCCTATGTGCAGGGTGGCTATGTGTCGTATACCGGTATCTGGGGCGCGTACCTGCCGATGATCGACCAACTGCGCGATGAGCTGGACCTGTTGCATGTGCAGCTGTACAACAACGGCAGTCTCGCCACGCCTTATCGCGGGCAGGCCTACGCGGCCGGCTCGGTGGATATGATGGTGTCTTCGGCACTGATGCTGATCGAGGGCTTCCCGCTGGGCTACGGTAACGCCGGCTTCTTTGAAGGGCTGCGCCCGGAGCAGGTAGGTCTGGCGCTCCCGTCTGGCCCCAGTGCCGCAGGCAGTGGTTTTGCCACCACTGGGGATATCAACCGCGCCCTGGACTGCCTGACCCAGCAGCTGAACTGCGACACGCTGACCCCCTCCCAGGCGTACCCGACCTTCAATGGTGTGATGACCTGGTCCATCAACTGGGATATGCACGACGGGGGGATTTTCTCGGGCCCGGTGGGCAGCCATGTGCACAACCTGCCATAG
- the imuA gene encoding translesion DNA synthesis-associated protein ImuA — MNSAENFLQNKQLAQQASNEPSIPPGQERPRPLQQLLARPDIWQLASGQRRPRTGISTGYRGLDALLAGHGWPRAATTELLVDKAGIGEMSLILPTLAELTRQGRMVILVNPPHIPYAPALAQAGVQLEKLLILHPRGQRDQLWAAEQSLQSGACGALIQWQGKETHADKDLRRLQLAARDGDCLHFHFRPGSCAQTPSPAALRLQLKSDGEQLALHLFKQLSGKSGQRLHLARNPDLVRQDQPLH; from the coding sequence GTGAACAGCGCCGAAAACTTTTTGCAAAACAAGCAGTTAGCTCAGCAGGCCAGCAACGAGCCATCTATCCCCCCAGGGCAAGAGCGGCCACGGCCATTGCAGCAGTTGCTTGCCCGCCCGGACATCTGGCAACTGGCCAGCGGCCAGCGTCGCCCGCGCACCGGTATCAGCACCGGCTACCGCGGCCTGGATGCACTGCTGGCCGGGCACGGCTGGCCCCGCGCCGCCACCACAGAGCTTTTGGTCGACAAGGCCGGTATTGGCGAGATGTCCCTGATACTCCCCACCCTGGCAGAGCTCACCCGCCAGGGGCGCATGGTGATACTGGTCAACCCACCACACATTCCCTATGCCCCGGCACTGGCGCAGGCCGGTGTGCAGCTGGAAAAACTGCTGATCCTGCACCCCAGGGGCCAGCGGGATCAGTTATGGGCGGCGGAACAGTCCCTGCAGTCCGGCGCCTGCGGCGCCCTGATCCAGTGGCAGGGCAAGGAAACCCACGCAGACAAAGACCTTCGCCGCCTGCAGCTGGCGGCGCGCGATGGCGATTGCCTGCACTTTCACTTCCGCCCCGGCTCCTGTGCACAAACCCCATCGCCCGCGGCCCTGCGCCTGCAACTGAAGAGCGACGGCGAGCAATTGGCACTGCATTTGTTCAAACAGCTGAGCGGTAAATCCGGCCAGCGCCTGCACCTGGCGCGCAACCCGGACCTGGTGCGGCAGGACCAACCGCTCCACTGA
- a CDS encoding glycosyl hydrolase family 18 protein, with product MKGLTPSHWRRALLALGLASSSAIAAPGAPTIDWMETSFAIIEVDEAATAYEQLVTINDYAEVPVAWSKWSGDPATTAQYLLNGEVVLEQSVSGGATQTGSATLQVAEGGQYSLQVALCNDDGCATSAATDIVVADTDGSHLDPITVTAGENNQPYQNTSNSVVGTYFVEWGVYGRKFSVDMMPSYNLTHLIYGFIPICGGDGINDSLKEIEGSFQALQRSCSGREDFKVSLHDPFAALQKAQADQTFSDPYKGNFGQLMALKQAYPDLKILPSIGGWTLSDPFYFFSDAAKRKTFVDSVEEFMRTWKFFDGVDIDWEYPGGQGANPSLGDPAIDGETYRLLMRDLRAMLDGLEQETGREYELTSAIGAGADKIEDVDYTDVQQYMDYFFVMTYDFYGGWSNEVLGHQAALYAPTWRPDTDYTTHNGIQNLLGLGVDPGKLVVGAAMYGRGWKGVSGWTGNDHMTGTATGMVNGTWEDGVVDYRDIVGRIATGEWEEYYDAAAEAPYIFKPSTGDLITYDNRRSVMAKGAYVQSNNLAGLFSWEIDADNGDIMNAMHESLGHGDGFGNRAPVARAGGDQSVDSGASVTLDGSTSSDLDNDPLSYSWTQVSGTSVTLQNANSASASFTAPAVTADEELVFALTVSDGEASDSDQVSVTVAADQPNQAPSADAGADQIVITPATVTLNGAASSDPEGDALTYSWTQISGASVSLSDTSAVSPSFSAAEVAAEQELVFELNVNDGSLSDATPDQVSIFLLPPDANTPPEVSVPAQVTVQEGASTSITATGSDADGDVLTYTWSGMASGSGDTITITAPQVEADTDFTLTVTVSDGIDSASASVTVTVTNSTGGGGCDMTDPNAGNFPAWQSGSTYLGGDRVSFDQLVWEAKYWTQQQPGLSAADWKLISDVEVPWNSGTAYNGGDEVNHNGKRYRAKWWTQSEPGVSSDWEEIGDATCN from the coding sequence ATGAAAGGGCTCACTCCAAGCCACTGGCGCCGCGCACTCCTGGCGCTCGGTCTCGCCAGCTCCTCCGCCATCGCCGCACCCGGCGCTCCCACCATCGACTGGATGGAAACCAGCTTCGCCATCATCGAAGTCGATGAGGCAGCCACTGCCTACGAGCAGCTGGTGACCATCAACGACTATGCGGAAGTTCCGGTCGCCTGGTCCAAATGGTCCGGCGATCCGGCGACCACCGCACAATACCTGCTTAACGGCGAAGTGGTACTGGAACAATCTGTCAGCGGTGGTGCCACCCAGACCGGCTCCGCGACCCTGCAGGTTGCCGAGGGCGGACAATACTCCCTGCAGGTGGCACTGTGTAACGACGATGGCTGTGCAACTTCTGCGGCCACCGATATTGTGGTTGCCGATACCGATGGCAGCCACCTGGACCCGATTACCGTAACTGCCGGTGAAAACAACCAGCCATACCAGAACACCAGTAATTCGGTCGTGGGCACATACTTTGTGGAGTGGGGCGTATACGGGCGCAAGTTCTCTGTCGACATGATGCCCTCCTACAACCTGACCCACCTGATCTACGGATTTATTCCCATTTGTGGTGGCGACGGCATCAACGACAGCCTCAAAGAAATCGAAGGTTCCTTCCAGGCCCTGCAGCGCTCCTGCTCCGGTCGTGAGGACTTCAAGGTTTCCCTGCACGATCCGTTTGCCGCGCTGCAGAAAGCCCAGGCCGACCAGACATTCTCGGATCCCTACAAGGGTAACTTCGGCCAGCTGATGGCCTTGAAGCAGGCCTACCCGGACCTGAAAATTCTGCCTTCCATTGGCGGCTGGACCCTGTCCGACCCCTTCTATTTCTTCAGCGATGCGGCCAAGCGTAAAACCTTCGTCGATTCCGTCGAAGAATTTATGCGCACCTGGAAATTCTTCGACGGTGTGGATATCGACTGGGAATACCCGGGTGGCCAGGGTGCCAACCCGAGCCTCGGCGACCCGGCGATCGATGGTGAAACCTATCGCCTGCTGATGCGCGACCTGCGTGCCATGCTCGACGGCCTGGAGCAGGAAACTGGTCGTGAGTACGAGCTCACTTCTGCCATCGGTGCCGGTGCCGACAAGATCGAAGATGTGGACTACACCGATGTACAGCAGTACATGGATTACTTCTTCGTAATGACCTACGACTTCTACGGCGGTTGGAGCAACGAAGTGCTGGGTCACCAGGCTGCACTGTACGCGCCTACCTGGCGTCCCGACACCGACTACACCACCCACAACGGCATCCAGAACCTGCTCGGCCTGGGCGTTGATCCCGGTAAGCTGGTGGTGGGTGCTGCCATGTACGGCCGTGGCTGGAAAGGCGTTTCCGGCTGGACCGGCAACGACCACATGACCGGCACAGCAACTGGGATGGTCAATGGCACCTGGGAAGATGGGGTTGTGGACTACCGCGATATCGTCGGCCGCATCGCCACAGGCGAGTGGGAAGAGTATTACGACGCGGCCGCGGAAGCGCCGTATATCTTCAAGCCGAGCACCGGTGATCTGATCACCTACGACAACCGTCGTTCGGTGATGGCCAAGGGCGCCTATGTGCAGTCCAACAACCTGGCCGGTCTCTTCTCCTGGGAAATCGACGCGGACAACGGCGACATCATGAACGCCATGCACGAGAGTCTTGGCCACGGCGATGGCTTCGGCAATCGTGCACCGGTGGCGCGCGCTGGTGGCGACCAGAGTGTCGACAGTGGTGCGAGTGTTACCCTTGATGGCAGTACCTCCAGTGACCTGGACAATGATCCGCTGAGCTACAGCTGGACACAGGTTTCCGGTACCAGTGTGACCCTGCAGAATGCCAACAGCGCTTCCGCCAGTTTCACTGCCCCGGCGGTGACCGCGGACGAAGAACTGGTGTTTGCGCTGACCGTGTCCGATGGTGAAGCGTCTGACTCCGATCAGGTCTCCGTTACGGTTGCCGCGGACCAGCCGAACCAGGCACCCAGTGCCGATGCGGGTGCCGACCAGATCGTGATCACGCCGGCCACCGTCACCCTGAACGGTGCCGCTTCCAGCGATCCCGAAGGCGACGCTCTGACCTACAGCTGGACCCAGATCTCTGGTGCCAGTGTCAGCCTGAGCGACACCTCCGCGGTCAGCCCGAGCTTCTCCGCGGCAGAAGTCGCTGCCGAGCAGGAGCTGGTATTCGAGCTGAACGTCAATGATGGCTCCCTGAGTGACGCCACCCCAGATCAGGTCAGCATCTTCCTGCTGCCGCCGGATGCGAACACACCGCCGGAAGTTTCCGTACCGGCACAGGTCACTGTTCAGGAAGGTGCCAGCACCTCTATCACCGCAACTGGTAGCGATGCCGACGGTGATGTGCTGACCTACACCTGGAGCGGTATGGCCAGCGGAAGCGGCGATACCATCACCATCACCGCACCGCAGGTGGAAGCCGATACTGATTTCACCCTCACGGTGACCGTGAGCGACGGTATCGACAGCGCCAGTGCCAGCGTCACTGTGACCGTAACCAACAGCACCGGTGGTGGTGGCTGCGACATGACCGACCCGAATGCGGGTAACTTCCCTGCATGGCAGTCCGGTAGCACCTACCTCGGTGGCGATCGGGTGAGCTTTGATCAGCTGGTCTGGGAAGCCAAGTACTGGACACAGCAGCAGCCGGGCTTGAGCGCCGCAGACTGGAAACTCATCAGCGATGTGGAAGTGCCGTGGAATTCCGGTACCGCCTACAACGGTGGGGATGAAGTCAACCACAACGGCAAGCGCTACCGTGCCAAGTGGTGGACCCAGAGCGAGCCGGGCGTTTCTTCCGACTGGGAAGAGATCGGTGACGCAACCTGTAACTAA